A single region of the Streptomyces caelestis genome encodes:
- a CDS encoding AMP-dependent synthetase/ligase — protein MSDTQTLIENRPPSVACLFLERVAATPDAEAYRYPVPASSGQGPDEWKSLSWAQAAERVYAIAAGLIELGVQPEQRVALASSTRIEWILADLGIMCAGAATTTVYPQTNAEESAYILSDSESRVLIAENVEQLAKAKEKRAELTDLTHVVVIDPAGVETADWILTLDELEKRGAARLEKDPELIKERVGALTKDQLATLIYTSGTTGRPKGVRLPHDNWSYMAKATAATGLISSEDVQYLWLPLAHVFGKVLTSGQIEVGHVTAVDGRVDKIIENLPVVQPTYMAAVPRIFEKVYNGVAAKARAGGGAKYKIFQWAAEVAREYAKVAQDNFRRTGTASVPFGLGVKHKVADALVYAKIQEAFGGNLRACVSGSAALAPEIGYFFSGAGIHILEGYGLTESSAASFVNPGEAYRTGTVGKPLPGTEVRIADDGEILLRGPGIMEGYHKLPEKTAEVLEPDGWFHTGDIGELSPDGYLRITDRKKDLIKTSGGKYIAPAEVEGQFKAVCPYVSNILVHGADRNFCTALIALDEVAITEWAKENGLEGKSYAEIVSSPVTVEMVDGYVKQLNEGLQRWQTIKKFRLLPRDLDIEHGEITPSLKLKRPVVEREYKHLIEEMYAGSREA, from the coding sequence GTGAGCGACACACAGACACTGATCGAGAACCGTCCGCCGTCCGTGGCGTGCCTCTTCCTGGAGCGCGTGGCGGCCACGCCGGACGCCGAGGCCTACCGCTATCCGGTGCCCGCGTCCTCCGGGCAAGGGCCGGACGAGTGGAAGTCGCTGAGCTGGGCGCAGGCCGCAGAGCGGGTCTACGCCATCGCGGCCGGGCTCATCGAGCTGGGCGTGCAGCCCGAGCAGCGCGTCGCCCTCGCGTCCAGCACCCGCATCGAGTGGATCCTCGCCGACCTCGGCATCATGTGCGCCGGCGCCGCCACGACCACGGTCTACCCACAGACCAACGCGGAGGAGTCGGCGTACATCCTGTCGGACTCCGAGAGCCGGGTGCTCATCGCGGAGAACGTCGAGCAGCTGGCCAAGGCCAAGGAGAAGCGCGCCGAGCTGACCGACCTGACCCACGTCGTGGTCATCGACCCGGCCGGGGTCGAGACCGCTGACTGGATCCTCACCCTCGACGAGCTGGAGAAGCGCGGTGCGGCCCGGCTGGAGAAGGACCCCGAGCTGATCAAGGAGCGGGTCGGCGCCCTCACCAAGGACCAGCTGGCCACCCTCATCTACACCTCCGGCACCACCGGCCGCCCCAAGGGCGTGCGCCTCCCGCACGACAACTGGTCCTACATGGCGAAGGCGACCGCCGCGACCGGGCTGATCAGCAGCGAGGACGTGCAGTACCTGTGGCTGCCCCTCGCGCACGTCTTCGGCAAGGTGCTCACCTCCGGCCAGATCGAGGTCGGGCACGTCACCGCCGTGGACGGCCGCGTCGACAAGATCATCGAAAACCTGCCGGTGGTGCAGCCGACGTACATGGCGGCCGTGCCGCGCATCTTCGAGAAGGTCTACAACGGTGTCGCCGCGAAGGCCCGCGCGGGCGGCGGCGCCAAGTACAAGATCTTCCAGTGGGCCGCGGAGGTCGCCCGCGAGTACGCCAAGGTCGCCCAGGACAACTTCCGGCGTACCGGAACCGCGTCCGTGCCGTTCGGGCTGGGCGTGAAGCACAAGGTCGCGGACGCGCTGGTGTACGCCAAGATCCAGGAGGCCTTCGGTGGGAACCTGCGAGCGTGCGTCTCGGGCTCGGCGGCGCTGGCACCCGAGATCGGGTACTTCTTCTCCGGCGCCGGCATCCACATCCTGGAGGGCTACGGCCTGACCGAGTCCTCGGCGGCGTCGTTCGTGAACCCGGGCGAGGCCTACCGCACCGGTACGGTCGGCAAGCCGCTGCCCGGCACGGAGGTGCGGATCGCCGACGACGGGGAGATCCTGCTGCGCGGCCCCGGCATCATGGAGGGCTACCACAAGCTGCCCGAGAAGACCGCCGAGGTGCTGGAGCCGGACGGCTGGTTCCACACCGGGGACATCGGGGAGCTGTCGCCCGACGGGTATCTGCGGATCACCGACCGCAAGAAGGACCTGATCAAGACGTCGGGCGGCAAGTACATCGCGCCGGCCGAGGTCGAGGGGCAGTTCAAGGCGGTGTGCCCGTACGTGTCCAACATCCTCGTGCACGGAGCCGACCGGAACTTCTGCACGGCGCTCATCGCGCTCGACGAGGTCGCGATCACGGAGTGGGCGAAGGAGAACGGGCTGGAGGGCAAGTCGTACGCGGAGATCGTCTCCTCGCCGGTCACGGTGGAGATGGTCGACGGGTATGTGAAGCAGCTCAACGAGGGGCTTCAGCGGTGGCAGACCATCAAGAAGTTCCGGTTGCTGCCGCGGGATCTCGATATCGAGCATGGTGAGATCACGCCGAGTCTGAAGCTGAAGCGGCCAGTTGTGGAGCGGGAGTACAAGCATCTGATCGAGGAGATGTACGCGGGGTCTCGCGAGGCGTAA
- the lepA gene encoding translation elongation factor 4, with amino-acid sequence MPAIPSHVPEPSRTDPALIRNFCIIAHIDHGKSTLADRMLQLTGVVELRQMRAQYLDRMDIERERGITIKSQAVRLPWAPTHDKSNTHILNMIDTPGHVDFTYEVSRSLAACEGTILLVDAAQGIEAQTLANLYLAMENDLTIIPVLNKIDLPAAQPEKFADELAHLIGCEPDDVLKVSAKTGLGVEALLDKVVEQVPAPVGVKDAPARAMIFDSVYDSYRGVVTYVRVIDGQLNKRERIRMMSTGATHELLEIGTNSPEMLSSDGLGVGEVGYLITGVKDVRQSKVGDTVTSQHKGAQEALGGYKDPKPMVFSGLYPLDGSDYPELREALDKLQLNDAALVYEPETSAALGFGFRVGFLGLLHLDVIRERLEREFGLDLIATAPNVVYRVVMEDGSEHTVTNPSEFPEGKISEVYEPVVRATILAPSEFIGSIMELCQTRRGVLLGMDYLSEERVEIRYTLPLAEIVFDFFDQLKSKTRGYASLDYEPTGEQTSSLVKVDILLHGDKVDAFSAITHKDQAYAYGVRLVAKLKELIPRQAFEVPVQAAIGSRVIARETIRAIRKDVLAKCYGGDISRKRKLLEKQKEGKKRMKMVGSVEVPQEAFIAVLSSDDSAGSGKAKK; translated from the coding sequence GTGCCCGCGATCCCCAGCCACGTGCCCGAGCCGAGCCGTACCGACCCGGCTCTGATCCGCAACTTCTGCATCATCGCGCACATCGACCACGGCAAGTCCACGCTCGCCGACCGGATGCTTCAGCTGACCGGAGTGGTCGAGCTGCGGCAGATGCGTGCTCAGTACCTCGACCGCATGGACATCGAGCGTGAGCGCGGCATCACGATCAAGTCCCAGGCGGTGCGCCTCCCGTGGGCCCCGACCCACGACAAGAGCAACACGCACATCCTGAACATGATCGACACCCCGGGGCACGTCGACTTCACCTACGAGGTCTCGCGATCGCTCGCCGCCTGTGAGGGCACCATCCTCCTGGTCGACGCCGCCCAGGGCATCGAGGCGCAGACCCTCGCCAACCTCTACCTGGCGATGGAGAACGACCTCACGATCATCCCCGTGCTGAACAAGATCGACCTGCCGGCCGCGCAGCCCGAGAAGTTCGCCGACGAGCTCGCCCACCTCATCGGGTGCGAGCCCGACGACGTGCTCAAGGTCTCCGCCAAGACCGGGCTCGGTGTCGAGGCGCTGCTGGACAAGGTGGTCGAGCAGGTCCCGGCCCCGGTCGGCGTGAAGGACGCCCCCGCGCGTGCCATGATCTTCGACTCCGTCTACGACTCCTACCGGGGCGTGGTGACGTACGTCCGTGTCATCGACGGGCAGCTCAACAAGCGTGAGCGCATCAGGATGATGTCCACGGGCGCCACGCACGAGCTGCTGGAGATCGGCACCAACTCGCCGGAGATGCTGTCGTCCGACGGTCTCGGCGTCGGCGAGGTGGGCTACCTCATCACCGGCGTGAAGGACGTCCGCCAGTCCAAGGTCGGTGACACGGTCACCAGCCAGCACAAGGGGGCCCAGGAGGCGCTCGGCGGGTACAAGGACCCCAAGCCGATGGTGTTCTCCGGCCTCTACCCCCTGGACGGCTCGGACTACCCGGAGCTGCGCGAGGCCCTCGACAAGCTCCAGCTCAACGACGCCGCGCTGGTCTACGAGCCGGAGACCTCCGCCGCCCTCGGCTTCGGCTTCCGCGTCGGTTTCCTCGGCCTGCTGCACCTGGACGTGATCCGGGAGCGGCTGGAGCGTGAGTTCGGGCTGGACCTGATCGCGACCGCCCCGAACGTGGTGTACCGCGTCGTCATGGAGGACGGCAGCGAGCACACCGTCACCAACCCGAGCGAGTTCCCCGAGGGCAAGATCTCGGAGGTCTACGAGCCGGTCGTGCGGGCCACCATCCTGGCGCCCAGCGAGTTCATCGGCTCGATCATGGAGCTGTGCCAGACCCGGCGCGGTGTTCTGCTCGGCATGGACTACCTCTCCGAGGAGCGGGTCGAGATCCGCTACACCCTGCCGCTCGCCGAGATCGTCTTCGACTTCTTCGACCAGCTGAAGTCCAAGACCCGCGGCTACGCCTCGCTCGACTACGAGCCCACCGGCGAGCAGACCTCCAGCCTGGTCAAGGTCGACATCCTGCTGCACGGCGACAAGGTCGACGCCTTCTCGGCGATCACCCACAAGGACCAGGCGTACGCCTACGGCGTGCGGCTCGTCGCCAAGCTCAAGGAGCTCATTCCGCGGCAGGCCTTCGAGGTGCCGGTCCAGGCCGCCATCGGCTCCCGGGTCATCGCCCGCGAGACCATCCGCGCCATCCGCAAGGACGTCCTCGCCAAGTGCTACGGCGGTGACATCTCCCGTAAGCGGAAGCTGCTGGAGAAGCAGAAGGAGGGCAAGAAGCGGATGAAGATGGTGGGTTCCGTGGAGGTTCCGCAGGAGGCGTTCATCGCCGTCCTGTCGAGCGATGACAGCGCGGGGTCGGGCAAGGCCAAGAAGTAA
- the rpsT gene encoding 30S ribosomal protein S20 has protein sequence MANIKSQIKRIKTNEKARLRNKAVKSSLKTAIRKAREAAAAGDAEKATEYQRAAARQLDKAVSKGVIHKNQAANKKSALAQKVAALKG, from the coding sequence GTGGCGAACATCAAGTCCCAGATCAAGCGGATCAAGACCAACGAGAAGGCGCGGCTGCGCAACAAGGCCGTCAAGTCCTCCCTCAAGACCGCGATCCGCAAGGCCCGTGAGGCTGCTGCCGCGGGTGACGCCGAGAAGGCCACCGAGTACCAGCGCGCTGCCGCGCGTCAGCTCGACAAGGCCGTCTCGAAGGGCGTCATCCACAAGAACCAGGCTGCCAACAAGAAGTCGGCGCTGGCTCAGAAGGTCGCCGCGCTCAAGGGCTGA
- a CDS encoding nuclear transport factor 2 family protein: MAEHPHAALVRKGFEAFSRGDMDTLRGLIAGDATHHVPGDHPLSGDFKGVDAIIEMYERLGTETNGTARAELIGTCVDGRGHAVGMTRFTAERNGKHLDDTGCIIFRIVGDKFTDLDECVADIDKNNEFWS, from the coding sequence ATGGCTGAACACCCGCACGCAGCGCTGGTCCGCAAGGGGTTCGAGGCCTTCTCGCGCGGTGACATGGACACCTTGCGCGGGCTGATCGCCGGGGACGCCACGCACCACGTGCCCGGGGATCACCCGTTGTCGGGCGACTTCAAAGGCGTGGACGCGATCATCGAGATGTACGAGCGGCTCGGCACGGAGACCAACGGCACGGCGCGTGCCGAGCTGATCGGCACCTGTGTCGACGGCCGCGGCCACGCGGTCGGCATGACCCGCTTCACGGCCGAGCGCAACGGCAAGCACCTCGACGACACCGGATGCATCATCTTCCGGATCGTCGGGGACAAGTTCACCGACCTCGACGAGTGTGTCGCGGACATCGACAAGAACAACGAATTCTGGTCCTGA
- the holA gene encoding DNA polymerase III subunit delta, producing the protein MARKTANDDPLAPVTLAVGQEELLLDRAVQEVVAAAKASDADTDVRDLSPDQLQPGTLAELTSPSLFAERKVVVVRNAQDLSADTIKDVKAYLGAPAEEITLVLLHAGGAKGKGLLDAARKAGAREVACPKMTKPADRLAFVRQEFRAVGRSATAEACQALVDAIGSDLRELASAVSQLVADVEGTIDEAIVGRYYTGRAEASSFTVADRAVEGRAAEALEALRWSLATGVAPVLITSALAQGVRAIGKLSSARGGRPADLARELGMPPWKIDRVRQQMRGWTPDGVAVALRAVAEADAGVKGGGDDPGYALEKAVVTIARAARSRGRG; encoded by the coding sequence ATGGCCAGGAAGACTGCGAATGACGACCCTCTCGCCCCGGTGACGCTCGCCGTGGGCCAGGAGGAGCTGCTGCTCGACCGTGCCGTGCAGGAGGTGGTGGCCGCCGCGAAGGCCTCGGACGCCGACACGGACGTACGGGACCTGTCCCCGGACCAGCTGCAGCCCGGCACGCTCGCCGAGCTGACGAGTCCGTCCCTCTTCGCGGAGCGCAAGGTCGTCGTCGTACGCAACGCGCAGGACCTGTCGGCCGACACGATCAAGGACGTGAAGGCGTATCTCGGGGCGCCCGCCGAGGAGATCACCCTCGTCCTGCTGCACGCCGGCGGGGCCAAGGGGAAGGGACTGCTCGACGCGGCGCGCAAGGCCGGGGCGCGCGAGGTGGCCTGCCCGAAGATGACGAAGCCGGCGGACCGGCTGGCGTTCGTGCGGCAGGAGTTCCGGGCGGTGGGCAGGTCCGCCACGGCGGAGGCGTGCCAGGCGCTCGTCGACGCGATCGGGAGCGATCTGCGGGAGCTGGCGTCGGCGGTTTCGCAGCTGGTCGCGGATGTCGAGGGGACCATCGACGAGGCGATCGTCGGGCGGTACTACACGGGCCGGGCCGAGGCGTCGAGCTTCACGGTCGCCGACCGGGCCGTCGAGGGGCGGGCGGCGGAAGCGCTGGAGGCGTTGCGCTGGTCGCTGGCGACCGGGGTGGCGCCGGTGTTGATTACGAGTGCCCTGGCGCAGGGCGTCCGGGCGATCGGGAAGCTGTCGTCGGCGCGTGGCGGCCGGCCGGCCGATCTCGCGCGGGAGCTGGGCATGCCGCCGTGGAAGATCGACCGGGTGCGGCAGCAGATGCGGGGCTGGACTCCGGACGGGGTGGCCGTGGCGCTGCGGGCCGTGGCCGAGGCGGACGCGGGGGTGAAGGGCGGCGGGGACGATCCCGGGTACGCCCTGGAGAAGGCGGTCGTCACCATCGCGCGGGCGGCGCGGTCCAGGGGCCGGGGGTGA
- a CDS encoding YceI family protein, producing the protein MIGRWLGSRTHRVQRTSPLAAVLMPPSAGVLACRALDPVNEPVRHAEFAVTDTMGRPVVSGGADPFGSFMTTVPAGEYRLAVSAEGYTPYRATTQVAENSLASLGDVTLQVARPPELPRPGDWEIESAHSSIGFTARHIGLARIHGQFKSFAGVIRITDPLEQSAMHVVIDAASIDTNMRMRDDHLRSADFLDVAKFPTLEFYSDRFVHKGGNRWAVTGALSLHGVTRTVTLDTEYLGLGNGMEGEVRAACRATTELHRDDFTVSWQTMLARGIAVVGPSIRVDLDVQVVRKA; encoded by the coding sequence ATGATCGGCCGCTGGCTGGGAAGCCGTACCCATCGGGTGCAACGGACGAGCCCCCTGGCGGCGGTGCTGATGCCGCCGAGCGCAGGGGTGCTGGCCTGCCGGGCGCTCGACCCGGTCAACGAACCGGTCAGACACGCGGAGTTCGCGGTCACCGACACCATGGGGCGTCCGGTGGTCAGCGGGGGAGCCGATCCGTTCGGGTCGTTCATGACGACGGTGCCCGCGGGGGAGTACCGGCTCGCCGTGTCGGCGGAGGGGTACACGCCGTACCGGGCGACCACGCAGGTCGCCGAGAACTCGCTCGCGTCGCTCGGTGACGTGACACTCCAGGTGGCCCGGCCGCCGGAGCTGCCGAGGCCCGGAGACTGGGAGATCGAGTCGGCGCACTCCTCGATCGGCTTCACCGCGCGGCACATCGGACTGGCCCGGATCCACGGACAGTTCAAGTCGTTCGCGGGAGTCATACGGATCACCGATCCGCTGGAGCAGTCGGCGATGCACGTGGTGATCGACGCGGCGTCCATCGACACCAACATGAGGATGCGCGACGACCATCTGCGGTCGGCGGACTTCCTGGACGTCGCCAAGTTCCCGACCCTCGAGTTCTACAGCGACCGGTTCGTGCACAAGGGCGGGAACCGGTGGGCCGTGACGGGGGCGCTGTCGCTGCACGGCGTGACGCGCACGGTCACGCTGGACACGGAGTACCTGGGGCTGGGCAACGGCATGGAGGGCGAGGTGCGGGCGGCCTGCCGGGCCACGACCGAGCTGCACCGGGACGACTTCACGGTGAGCTGGCAGACGATGCTGGCCCGTGGCATCGCGGTGGTGGGGCCGAGCATCAGGGTCGACCTCGATGTGCAGGTCGTGCGCAAGGCCTGA
- a CDS encoding arylamine N-acetyltransferase family protein, which produces MNAAQVDAYLRRLGAEHPAWPTVDVLRELHLRHLRTVPFENLSIHLGEEIVLEEKRLLDKVVDARRGGFCYELNGAFGALLTALGYDVALLAARVYGDEERLGIPYDHLALRVRTVDGGDWLADVGFGAHSHLPLAFGERGEQEDPGGTFRIVEARPDAAGVRGGHDTVEAADLDVIRDGRPQYRLEVRPRVLGDFVAGAWWHSTSPVSHFTRSLVCSRVTEDGGRITLSGRRVTVTGAGGSREERELETDEEVLGVYRERFGIELGSVPTVRDTGQEG; this is translated from the coding sequence ATGAACGCAGCACAGGTTGATGCCTATCTCCGCCGCCTGGGAGCCGAGCACCCGGCGTGGCCCACCGTCGACGTGCTCCGCGAACTGCACCTGCGCCACCTGCGGACCGTGCCGTTCGAGAACCTGTCGATCCATCTCGGCGAGGAGATCGTGCTGGAGGAGAAGCGGCTGCTGGACAAGGTGGTGGACGCCCGGCGGGGCGGGTTCTGTTACGAACTCAACGGTGCCTTCGGGGCGTTGCTCACCGCGCTGGGTTACGACGTGGCGCTGCTCGCGGCGCGGGTCTACGGGGACGAGGAGCGGCTCGGAATCCCGTACGACCATCTCGCGCTGCGGGTGCGGACGGTGGACGGGGGTGACTGGCTGGCCGACGTCGGGTTCGGGGCGCACAGCCATCTGCCGCTGGCGTTCGGGGAGAGAGGAGAACAGGAGGATCCCGGGGGCACCTTCCGGATCGTGGAGGCGCGGCCGGACGCGGCCGGGGTGCGCGGTGGGCACGACACGGTGGAGGCGGCGGACCTGGACGTGATCCGCGACGGCAGACCGCAGTACCGCCTGGAGGTACGGCCCCGGGTGCTCGGGGACTTCGTGGCCGGGGCGTGGTGGCACAGCACGTCGCCGGTGTCGCACTTCACGCGGTCGCTGGTGTGTTCGCGGGTCACGGAGGACGGAGGGCGGATCACGCTCAGCGGCCGCAGGGTCACGGTGACCGGGGCCGGCGGCAGCCGGGAGGAGCGGGAGCTGGAGACGGACGAGGAGGTGCTCGGGGTGTACCGGGAGCGGTTCGGCATCGAACTCGGCTCGGTGCCGACGGTTCGGGACACCGGCCAGGAGGGCTGA
- a CDS encoding ComEC/Rec2 family competence protein: MRSARDVPTGRDEAAPEAFTAGSAAPARSSVHASSGKRLGSSRPRQEGPTDLRLVPPALAAWGTAALVLDASPGWVLGIVAGCLAAVGLLQPARRAGWASWSRASVAAVLLCVAAAAASAGLHGADLHRGPVPRLAREYATVTAEVELTSDPRLTRPKARGDHVAPTAVLIDADVRRVQEAGGATVVTRTPVLMIVDVGSAGRAADGGRSSSGGGVTGAVGGGRSAPAVGSVEGGRAAAGGPVRSPWLGLLPSTRLRVGARLAPAMTGGDRVAAVLRVRGQAEPEVVGEPSAAQRLAGRLRAGLREATDGLPADARALLPGLVVGDTSRITPELEEAFKETDLTHTLAVSGANFTILLALLLGPPGLAQHVERRGLAPRLGVSLRATAVLGGVLSLGFVVVCRPDPSVLRAAACGAVALLALATGRRRSLIPALATAVLLLVLYDPWLARSYGFLLSVVATGALLTLAPRWSAGLRRRGVPPRLAEALAAAAAAQALCAPVVAVLSARVSLVAVPCNLIAEFAIAPATVLGFAALATAPMAMPVAKALAWCAHWPAEWIAEVARTGAALPGAGVDWPGSWAGAALLAAVTLVVLLVGRRLLGHPWWCGVCGLVLMLVVVQPPPLTRVVTGWPPPGWRLVMCDVGQGDAMVLAAGEGTGVVVDAGPDPQLVDHCLRSLGITRIPLVVLTHFHADHVAGLPGVLRGRAVGAIETTGYEEPADQAAFVRRLAAARRVPVTRAAAGQRRRTGELSWQVVWPPPSRPPTPAPGSHPQLLPAHPAPEGPNDASVAMLVRSAGLRLLLLGDLEPPAQRALARSPAADVLESVDVLKVAHHGSAYQDPGLIRRAAPRLALISCGADNTYGHPAPGTVAALRAGGAAVLRTDQDGSLAVVGGTGGGGELRVARD; the protein is encoded by the coding sequence ATGAGGAGTGCCCGTGACGTGCCGACGGGACGGGACGAGGCGGCACCAGAGGCCTTCACCGCCGGGTCGGCCGCTCCCGCCCGGTCGTCCGTGCACGCCTCCTCCGGGAAGCGGCTGGGCAGCTCCCGTCCGCGGCAGGAAGGACCCACGGACCTACGACTCGTCCCACCCGCCCTCGCGGCCTGGGGGACGGCGGCGCTGGTGCTGGACGCATCGCCGGGGTGGGTCCTGGGCATCGTGGCCGGCTGTCTGGCCGCCGTCGGCCTGCTGCAGCCGGCCCGGCGAGCAGGGTGGGCCTCCTGGTCGCGAGCGTCGGTCGCGGCTGTGCTGCTGTGCGTGGCCGCGGCTGCCGCCTCGGCCGGGCTGCACGGGGCGGATCTGCACCGGGGGCCCGTGCCCCGCCTGGCGCGGGAGTACGCGACGGTGACCGCCGAGGTCGAGCTCACCTCCGATCCCCGGCTGACCCGGCCGAAGGCCCGGGGTGATCACGTCGCTCCCACCGCCGTGCTGATCGACGCCGATGTGCGGCGCGTCCAGGAGGCGGGTGGTGCGACGGTGGTGACGCGGACGCCGGTGCTGATGATCGTCGACGTGGGGTCGGCCGGCCGGGCCGCCGATGGTGGGCGGTCGTCATCCGGGGGCGGGGTGACGGGGGCCGTCGGGGGTGGGCGGTCGGCACCCGCGGTCGGGTCTGTCGAGGGTGGGCGGGCGGCCGCCGGTGGGCCGGTGCGGTCGCCGTGGCTGGGGCTGCTGCCGTCGACGAGGCTGCGGGTCGGCGCGCGGCTGGCGCCCGCGATGACGGGTGGTGACCGGGTCGCGGCCGTGCTGCGGGTGCGGGGCCAGGCCGAACCGGAGGTGGTGGGGGAACCCTCGGCTGCTCAGCGGCTCGCCGGGCGGTTGCGGGCCGGGTTGCGGGAGGCGACCGACGGGCTGCCGGCGGATGCCCGGGCGCTGTTGCCGGGGCTGGTGGTGGGGGACACCTCGCGGATCACCCCGGAGCTGGAGGAGGCCTTCAAGGAGACCGACCTCACGCACACGCTGGCCGTGTCCGGGGCCAACTTCACGATTCTGCTCGCCCTGCTGCTCGGGCCGCCGGGCCTGGCGCAGCACGTCGAGCGGCGGGGGCTCGCGCCTCGCCTCGGTGTCTCCCTGCGGGCGACCGCGGTGCTCGGGGGTGTGCTCTCACTCGGGTTCGTCGTCGTGTGCAGACCGGATCCGAGCGTGCTGCGGGCCGCGGCCTGCGGAGCCGTCGCGCTGCTCGCCCTCGCGACCGGCCGGCGCAGATCACTCATTCCGGCGCTGGCGACGGCGGTCCTGCTGTTGGTGCTGTACGACCCGTGGCTGGCGCGGAGTTACGGGTTCCTGCTCTCCGTCGTGGCCACCGGCGCCCTGCTCACGCTCGCGCCGCGCTGGAGCGCCGGGCTGCGTCGGCGCGGGGTGCCGCCGCGGCTCGCCGAGGCGCTGGCCGCAGCTGCCGCCGCGCAGGCCCTGTGCGCACCCGTCGTCGCAGTGCTGTCGGCGCGGGTGAGCCTGGTGGCGGTGCCGTGCAATCTGATCGCGGAGTTCGCGATCGCGCCGGCCACCGTGCTGGGCTTCGCGGCACTGGCCACGGCACCGATGGCGATGCCGGTGGCCAAGGCGCTGGCGTGGTGCGCGCATTGGCCCGCCGAGTGGATCGCTGAGGTGGCCCGTACCGGGGCGGCGCTGCCGGGAGCGGGAGTGGACTGGCCGGGCAGTTGGGCGGGTGCGGCGCTGCTCGCGGCCGTGACGCTGGTCGTGCTGCTCGTGGGGCGGCGGCTGCTCGGGCATCCCTGGTGGTGCGGGGTCTGCGGCCTGGTGCTGATGCTGGTGGTGGTGCAGCCGCCGCCGCTGACCCGGGTGGTGACGGGCTGGCCGCCGCCCGGCTGGCGGCTGGTGATGTGCGACGTGGGCCAGGGCGACGCCATGGTGCTCGCGGCGGGCGAGGGCACCGGTGTCGTGGTGGACGCCGGACCCGATCCGCAGCTCGTCGACCACTGCCTGCGCTCACTCGGCATCACCAGGATCCCGCTGGTCGTGCTCACGCACTTCCACGCCGATCACGTGGCCGGCCTGCCCGGTGTGCTGCGCGGGCGGGCGGTGGGCGCGATCGAGACGACCGGCTACGAAGAGCCCGCGGACCAGGCCGCGTTCGTACGGAGACTGGCGGCGGCCCGGAGGGTACCGGTGACGCGGGCCGCGGCCGGGCAGCGGCGCCGCACGGGGGAGTTGTCCTGGCAGGTGGTGTGGCCGCCCCCGAGCCGGCCCCCGACCCCTGCACCGGGCTCGCATCCGCAGCTGCTCCCGGCCCACCCGGCGCCGGAGGGGCCGAACGACGCCAGTGTCGCCATGCTGGTCCGGTCGGCAGGACTGCGCCTGCTGCTCCTCGGGGACCTCGAACCCCCGGCCCAGCGGGCCCTGGCGCGATCACCGGCGGCCGACGTGCTGGAGAGCGTTGACGTGCTGAAAGTCGCCCACCACGGCTCGGCCTACCAGGACCCCGGCCTGATACGCCGGGCGGCTCCGCGGCTGGCCCTGATCAGTTGCGGTGCGGACAACACCTACGGGCATCCGGCGCCCGGCACGGTCGCGGCGCTGCGGGCCGGGGGTGCGGCGGTGCTGCGGACGGACCAGGACGGCTCACTGGCGGTCGTAGGAGGGACAGGAGGGGGCGGAGAGCTGAGGGTGGCGCGAGACTGA